A window of Ananas comosus cultivar F153 linkage group 4, ASM154086v1, whole genome shotgun sequence contains these coding sequences:
- the LOC109709645 gene encoding 60S ribosomal protein L22-2-like: MSRGGGSAAAAAAKGGKKKGSTFVIDCSKPVEDKIMEIASLEKFLQERIKVAGGKAGALGDAVIVTRDKNKITVTSEGPFSKRYLKYLTKKYLKKHNVRDWLRVIASNKDRSVYELRYFNIAENEGEEED, encoded by the exons ATGAGCCGAGGAGGAGGGagcgctgcggcggcggcggcgaagggggGGAAGAAGAAGGGCTCCACCTTCGTGATCGATTGCTCGAAGCCCGTCGAGGACAAGATCATGGAGATCGCATCCTTGGAGAAGTTTCTCCAGGAGCGGATCAAGGTCGCGGGGGGAAAGGCCGGTGCCCTAGGCGACGCTGTCATCGTCACCCGCGATAAGAACAAGATTACCGTCACCTCCGAGGGGCCCTTCTCCAAGAG ATACTTGAAATATCTTACGAAGAAGTACCTCAAGAAGCACAATGTGCGTGATTGGCTGCGAGTGATCGCATCCAACAAGGACCGCAGCGTGTACGAGCTGCGATACTTCAACATCGCCGAGAAtgagggcgaggaggaggatTAG
- the LOC109709325 gene encoding caffeoylshikimate esterase-like isoform X2 — protein sequence MDVEYQEEYIRSSRGVQLFTCRWLPLSSPPKALVFLCHGYGMECSGFMKGCGTRLATAGYGVHGIDYEGHGRSMGARCYIKKFDHIVADCDRFFKSICELEENRTKSRFLYGESMGGAVALLLHRKDPTFWDGAVLVAPMCKISEKVKPHPVVVNLLTRVEEIIPKWKIVPTKDVIDSAFKDPIKREEIRSNKLIYQDKPRLKTALELLRTSMDLEDSLSKVKLPFFVLHGEADTVTDPEVSRALYERAGSSDKTIKLYPGMWHGLTAGEPDDNVEAVFADIVAWLDQHSCRWTHDRTRCPEKPEPDIITIGSDSPTSPVKTRRPRHRVFLCGWKGRTQHHSAM from the exons atggATGTGGAGTACCAAGAG GAGTATATTAGGAGTTCAAGAGGGGTGCAACTGTTCACATGTAGATGGTTACCACTCTCTTCACCACCCAAAGCACTTGTATTCCTTTGCCATG GCTATGGCATGGAATGTAGTGGCTTCATGAAAG GGTGCGGGACGAGGCTAGCCACCGCTGGATACGGAGTTCATGGGATCGATTACGAGGGGCACGGGAGGTCCATGGGAGCTCGATGCTACATCAAGAAGTTCGACCACATCGTCGCCGACTGCGATCGTTTCTTCAAATCCATTTGCG AATTGGAAGAGAACAGGACGAAGAGTCGGTTTCTGTACGGGGAGTCGATGGGAGGCGCCGTCGCGCTTCTCCTTCACAGGAAGGATCCCACCTTCTGGGACGGTGCCGTTCTCGTCGCGCCCATGTGCAAG ATATCCGAGAAGGTGAAGCCCCACCCAGTAGTGGTGAACCTTTTGACGCGCGTGGAGGAGATAATCCCCAAGTGGAAAATTGTCCCCACTAAGGACGTAATCGACTCCGCATTTAAGGACCCTATCAAGCGTGAAGAG ATACGAAGCAACAAGCTTATCTACCAGGATAAGCCTCGCCTTAAGACCGCGCTTGAGTTGCTCAGAACCAGCATGGACCTCGAGGACAGCTTATCCAAG GTGAAGTTGCCGTTCTTTGTGCTTCATGGCGAGGCCGACACGGTGACCGACCCGGAGGTGAGCCGAGCGTTGTACGAGCGCGCGGGAAGTTCCGACAAGACAATCAAGCTATATCCAGGAATGTGGCACGGCCTAACCGCCGGCGAGCCCGACGACAATGTGGAGGCCGTGTTCGCCGACATCGTAGCGTGGCTCGACCAACATAGCTGTCGGTGGACCCACGACCGGACACGCTGTCCCGAAAAGCCCGAGCCGGACATCATTACCATCGGTAGCGATAGCCCTACGTCGCCGGTCAAGACGCGGCGGCCGCGGCATCGGGTTTTTCTTTGCGGGTGGAAGGGTCGGACGCAGCATCACTCGGCCATGTAA
- the LOC109709326 gene encoding UDP-glucuronic acid decarboxylase 2-like, whose protein sequence is MGSELIYRGHESPPQEVPGYSPKPAKPLPWLSRPIRYLVSEQRLLFALLGMALAAIVLSLAPSGGGGGGGGEVAARAAVAAAAVGRRSVHRAAIEGVGVGMFVGGKVPLGLRRKGKRIVVTGGAGFVGSHLVDRLMARGDSVIVVDNFFTGRKENVAHHLGNPNFELIRHDVVEPILLEVDHIYHLACPASPVHYKFNPVKTIISVVVAVVVVVRLAKRVGARFLLSSTSEVYGDPLQHPQVETYWGNVNPIGVRSCYDEGKRTAETLTMDYHRGAQLEVRIARIFNTYGPRMCIDDGRVVSNFVAQALRKEPMTVYGDGKQTRSFQYVSDLVEGLMRLMEGEHIGPFNLGNPGEFTMLELAKVVQDTIDPNARIEFRPNTEDDPHKRKPDITRAKELLGWEPKIPLREGLPLMVSDFRNRIFGDHSTSSSSTTTATAGSS, encoded by the exons ATGGGTTCCGAGCTCATCTACCGCGGCCACGAATCGCCTCCCCAGGAGGTTCCCGGGTACTCCCCGAAGCCCGCGAAGCCGCTCCCGTGGCTCTCGCGCCCGATCCGGTACCTCGTCTCGGAGCAGCGCCTCCTCTTCGCCCTGCTCGGGATGGCCCTCGCGGCGATCGTCCTCTCCCTCgccccgagcggcggcggcggcggcggaggcggcgaggtggcggcgagggcggcggtggcggcggcggcggtggggcgGAGATCGGTGCACCGGGCGGCGATCgagggggtgggggtggggatGTTCGTGGGGGGGAAGGTGCCGCTAGGGTTGCggaggaaggggaagaggaTCGTGGTGACGGGGGGTGCGGGGTTCGTGGGGAGCCACCTGGTGGACCGGCTGATGGCGCGGGGGGACAGCGTGATCGTGGTGGACAACTTCTTCACGGGGCGGAAGGAGAACGTGGCGCACCACCTCGGGAACCCCAACTTCGAGCTCATCCGCCACGACGTCGTCGAGCCCATCCTCCTCGAGGTCGACCACATCTACCACCTCGCCTGCCCCGCCTCCCCCGTCCACTACAAGTTCAACCCCGTCAAAACCATCATATC tgttgttgttgctgttgttgttgttgttcgtTTGGCGAAGAGGGTGGGGGCCAGGTTCCTGCTCAGCAGCACCAGCGAGGTGTATGGCGACCCCCTCCAACACCCCCAGGTCGAGACCTACTGGGGCAACGTTAATCCTATTG GCGTGAGGAGTTGCTACGACGAGGGGAAGCGCACGGCGGAGACGTTGACCATGGACTACCATCGTGGTGCCCAGCTCGAG GTGAGAATAGCTCGGATCTTCAACACTTATGGGCCTCGCATGTGCATCGATGATGGCCGCGTCGTCAGCAACTTTGTCGCCCAG gcTCTGAGGAAAGAGCCCATGACAGTTTACGGCGATGGAAAGCAAACGAGGAGTTTCCAGTATGTCTCCGATCTG GTGGAAGGTTTGATGCGATTGATGGAAGGAGAACACATCGGCCCGTTCAACCTGGGTAATCCCGGCGAGTTCACGATGCTTGAGCTTGCGAAAGTGGTCCAGGACACGATCGACCCGAACGCCCGGATCGAGTTCCGGCCCAACACGGAGGACGACCCGCACAAGCGCAAGCCCGATATCACTCGGGCCAAGGAGCTATTGGGCTGGGAGCCCAAGATCCCCCTCCGCGAGGGCCTCCCCCTCATGGTCTCCGATTTCCGCAACCGCATTTTTGGCGACCACTCCacctcgtcctcctccaccaccaccgccaccgcggGCTCCTCTTAA